A genomic region of Colletotrichum destructivum chromosome 5, complete sequence contains the following coding sequences:
- a CDS encoding Putative fungal transcription factor, zn(2)-C6 fungal-type DNA-binding domain superfamily, whose product MKPRRCCNACRRRHRKCVVQPGAKGCGACVEAELDCRFDTALRFKHAPGSAKKVAGDGVQKTGQRARRQSEISRGDDAAAFTEASSSPATQPVAGERSASFTSQASPLGSVPYEGQLTLEFAPPASRGVRAEAPGQRFSGQGSHGDGSAPIGFVLNRGPPPASAANQHRASFTSSSDFLDPTRDALLSESGQWNAAEVQPQLQISYLLGDSPSTQLGPPYQPERAGGYFGPDADHRDQPTDPEHCGFTGRQAFLFRTYIMRIAPSIDACHDARPFTLDVPRLALHKPILLNGIFALASRFDTQSTDDDDDDNDNGNGDVAADRGSDLESTYYHNRCIELVIEAFSQPPETWDSILLTAVVIMRLYEEYDNETDSHYHHLRGTRNLLSHDAVARFVTQGGLAEAASWVHLRQALYVYLVRRTPIEICLENFERSSTFHRNDDTAHANRVVYLFAKVLKLFFPDGGAGLPPPAGGEEAAAAWKDLRGDVEAWYREKPVSFRPLFYEKADVAGGKPFPTLWMTADPATVGLGYYYASKAIFSFQEYNSSNPTAGFEGTKKRMDSEREITFYLCILMGLALSNEAVNAYYLPAHMLSLCGHLIRHPLEREHTIKYLAQVRTIVQWKTGALVRTLRKQWAELDSFSSR is encoded by the exons ATGAAGCCCAGACGCTGCTGCAACGcctgccggcggcgtcaccGCAAATGCGTCGTCCAGCCCGGTGCCAAGGGCTGCGGCGCctgcgtcgaggccgagctcgactgTCGCTTTGACACGGCCTTGAGGTTCAAGCACGCGCCGGGAAGCGCGAAGAAGGTTGCGGGGGATGGAGTCCAGAAGACGGGCCAGAGAG CGAGACGCCAGAGCGAGATAAGCCGCggggatgacgccgccgccttcaccgaagcttcatcatcaccggccacccagcccgtcgccggcgagagGAGCGCCAGCTTCACCTCTCAGGCTTCCCCGCTTGGATCTGTCCCATACGAGGGTCAACTCACACTGGAGTTTgccccgccggcctcgcgcgGCGTTCGGGCCGAGGCGCCCGGCCAGCGGTTCTCGGGCCAAGGATCCCACGGAGACGGCAGCGCGCCGATCGGGTTCGTGTTGAACAGAGGCccaccgccggcgtcggcggcaaaCCAGCACCGGGCCAGCTTCACGTCGAGTTCCGACTTTCTGGATCCCACCCGTGATGCTCTCCTCTCTGAAAGCGGTCAGTGGAACGCCGCGGAGGTGCAGCCTCAGCTCCAGATATCCTATCTCCTCGGCGACTCCCCCTCGACGCAGCTTGGACCGCCATATCAACCGGAGCGGGCTGGTGGTTATTTTGGCCCGGATGCAGACCATCGGGACCAACCGACGGACCCCGAGCATTGTGGCTTCACCGGTCGGCAGGCCTTTCTCTTCCGGACTTATATCATGAGGATAGCGCCATCC ATCGATGCCTGTCACGACGCCCGGCCATTTACCCTCGACGTCCCCCGTCTAGCCCTCCACAAGCCCATCCTGCTCAACGGCATCTTCGCCCTCGCGAGCCGCTTCGACACGCAAagcaccgacgacgacgacgacgacaacgacaacggcaacggcgacgtcgcAGCCGACCGAGGGTCCGACCTGGAGAGCACCTACTACCACAACCGATGCATCGAGCTGGTGATCGAGGCCTTCTCGCAGCCGCCCGAGACGTGGGACTCGATCCTCCTGAcggccgtcgtcatcatgCGGCTGTACGAGGAGTACGACAACGAGACGGACTCGcactaccaccacctccGCGGCACGCGGAACCTGCTGagccacgacgccgtcgcccgcttCGTCACGCAGGGcgggctggccgaggccgccagcTGGGTGCACCTTCGCCAGGCCCTGTACGTCTACCTGGTGCGCCGGACGCCCATCGAGATCTGCCTCGAGAACTTTGAGAGGTCGTCCACGTTCCACCGCAACGACGACACGGCACACGCCAACCGCGTCGTGTACCTGTTCGCCAAGGTGCTGAAGCTGTTCTTCCCGGACGGCGGGGCGGggttgccgccgcctgcgggcggcgaggaggccgcaGCGGCCTGGAAGGACCTGAGGGGGGACGTCGAGGCGTGGTACCGGGAGAAGCCCGTCTCGTTCCGGCCGCTGTTCTACGAAAAGGCGGACGTGGCCGGGGGCAAGCCGTTCCCGACGCTTTGGATGACGGCTGACCCAG CCACCGTCGGTCTCGGGTATTACTACGCCTCAAAAGCAATCTTTTCCTTCCAAGAGTACAACAGCTCGAACCCGACGGCGGGGTTCGAGGGGacaaagaagaggatggacAGCGAG CGCGAGATCACGTTCTATCTCTGTATCCTAATGGGCTTGGCCCTGTCGAACGAAGCGGTCAACGCGTACTATCTGCCGGCGCACATGTTGTCTCTAT GCGGGCATCTCATCAGACACCCGCTCGAGCGGGAGCACACCATTAAATACCTGGCCCAGGTGAGGACCATCGTGCAGTGGAAGACGGGGGCGTTGGTCAGGACGTTGAGGAAGCAGTGGGCCGAGCTTGACAGCTTCTCATCGAGGTAG